tgtgtatgtgacattgagagatagctgtgcatcgtgtgtgtgtgacagtgagagatagctgtgcatcgtgtgtgtatgtgacagtgagagatagctgtgcctcgtgtgtgcgtgtgacagtgagagatagctgtgcatcgtttgtgtgtgacagtgagagatagctgtgcatcgtgtgtgtgtgtgacagtgagagatagctgtgcatcgtgtgtgtgtgacagtgagagatagctgtgcatcgtgtgtgtgtgtgacagtgagagatagctgtgcatcgtgtgtgtgtgacagtgagagatagctgtgcatcgtgtgtatgtgacagtgagagatagctgtgcatcgtgtgtgtgtgtgacagtgagagatagctgtgcattgtgtgtgtgtgtaacagggagagatagctgtgcatcgtgtgtgtgtgtgtgacagtgagagatagctgtgcatcgtgtgtgtgtgacagggagagatagctgtgcctcgtgtgtgtgtgtgtgacagtgagagatagctgtgcctcgtgtgtgtgtgtgacagtgagagatagctgtgcatcgtgtgtgtgtgacagggagagatagctgtgcatcgtgtgtgtgtgtgacagtgagagatagctgtgcatcgtgtgtgtgtgacagggagagatagctgtgcatcgtgtgtgtgtgtgacagggagagatagctgtgcatcgtgtgtgtgtgtgtgacagtgagagatagctgtgcatcgtgtgtgtgtgacagggagagatagctgtgcctcgtgtgtgtgacagtgagagatagctgtgcctcgtgtgtgtgtgtgacagtgagagatagctgtgcatcgtgtgtgtgtgacagggagagatagctgtgcatcgtgtgtgtgtgtgtgacagtgagagatagctgagcatcgtgtgtgtgtgacagggagtgagagatagctgtgcatcgtgtgtgtgtgtgacagtgagagatagctgtgcatcgtgtgtgtgtgtgacagggagagatagctgtgcatcgtgtgtgtgtgtgtgacagtgagagatagctgtgcatcgtgtgcgtgtgacagtgagagatagctgtgcatcgtgtgtgtatgtgacattgagagatagctgtgcatcgtgtgtgtgtgacagggagagatagctgtgcatcgtgtgtgtgtgtgtgacagtgagagatagctgtgcatcgtgtgtgtgtgtgacagggagagatagctgtgcatcgtgtgtgtgtgacagtgagagatagctgtgcatcgtgtgtgtgtgtgtgtgacagtgagagatagctgtgcatcgtgtgtgtgtgacagtgagagatagctgtgcatcgtgtgtgtgtgtgtgtgacagtgagagatagctgtgcatcgtgtgtgtgtgtgacagtgagagatagctgtgcatcgtgtgtgtgtgacagggagagatagctgtgcatcgtgtgtgtgtgtgacagggagagatagctgtgcatcgtgtgtgtgtgacagtgagagatagctgtgcatcgtgtgtgtgtgtgtgtgacagtgagagatagctgtgcatcgtgtgtgtgtgacagtgagagatagctgtgcatcgtgtgtgtgtgtgtgtgacagtgagagatagctgtgcatcgtgtgtgtgtgacagtgagagatagctgtgcatcgtgtgtgtgtgtgtgtgacagtgagagatagctgtgcatcgtgtgtgtgtgacagggagtgagaggtttATAAGTTCAATTACAAAGCTGTGTTAACCCCTCAGCTGACAGGGGGCGTCTATCTCTGTGTGGGGGCGTCTatctctgtgggggggggcacctcagtgtgggggggtgtacctctcagcggggggtgggggggcacctCTCTCAGCGGGGGGCTGTACCTctcagcgggggtgggggggcacctctctcagcggggggtggggggcacctctctcagcggggggggggtgcacctctctctgtgtgggggggtacACCtctcagcgggggggggggggttgcacctctcagcggggggaggggcaccTCTCAGCGGGGGGCACCTCTCTCAGCAGGGGGGGGCGCATCTCTcccggcgcgggggggggggcgcatatCTCCCagcggggggcgcgggggggcGCATATctcccagcggggggggggggggcgcgtcacTGAATGTACTTTGCATAAAGAGACAGAGAATAGATCAGGTTATAATGTCCTTTTATTGTCCTTTCTGTGACACGGCCACTCAGGATGGGGGTACATAATGCGCCCCCTCTGACAGAGAAGGGTTATTACACGGAGGGGCAGACCTGGCATGGGATGGGCTCTGTAGGACTGCCACGTGTGATTATGGTATTTCCGGTTTGGGGTTTGCTCCCGGGCTGAGGATGATGCACTGTGGGGCTTGGACACCCATTTCATTTTGGGATTATCTGTAGGGTGCAAGATCCTAATAGAGGTGCAGCTGTTTAGGGTCTGTAAGTGACAGGGTGCTGTGGATACAGGGTGCTATGGATACAGGGGGCTGTGGATACTGGGGGCTGTGGATACAGGGAGCTGTGGATACAGGGAGCTGGGGATACAGGGTGCTGGGGATACAGGGGGCTGGGGATACAGGGAGCTGGGGATACAGGGAACTGGGGATACAGGGGGCTGGGGATACTGGGGGCTGGGGATACAGGGAGCTGGGGATACAGGGTGCTGGGGATACAGGGGGCTGGGGATACAGGGAGCTGGGGATACAGGGGGCTGGGGATACAGGGGGCTGTGGATACTGGGGGCTGTGGATACAGGGGGCTGGGGATACAGGGAGCTGGGGATACAGGGGGCTGGGGATACAAGGGGCTGTGGATACTGGGGGCTGTGGATACAGGGGGCTGGGGATACAGGGTGCTGTGGATACAGGGGGCTGTGGATACTGGGGGCTGGGGATACAGGGTGCTGTGGATACAgggagctggggatactgggggcTGCGGATACAGGGGGTgggggatacagggggctggGGATACAGGGTGCTGTGGATACAGGGGGCTGTGGATACTGGGGGCTGGGGATACAGGGTGCTGTGGATACAGGGAGCTGGGGATACAGGGAGCTGGGGATACAGGGGGCTGGGGATACAGGGGGCTGGGGATACAGGGAGCTGGGGATACAGGGGGCTGGGGATACAGGGGGCTGGGGATACAGGGGGCTGGGGATACAGGGGGCTGTGGATACAGGGAGCTGGGGATACAGGGGGCTGGAGATACAGGGTGCTATGGATACAGGGGGCTGTGGATACTGGGGGCTGTGGATACAGGGGGCTGTGGATACAGGGAGCTGGGGATACAGGGAGCTGGGGATACAGGGAGCTGGGGATACAGGGGGCTGGGGATACAGAGAGCTGGGGATACAGGGAGCTGGGGATACAGGGGGCTGGGGATACAGGGGGCTGGGGATACAGGGGGCTGGGGATACAGGGGGCTGGGGATACAGGGGGCTGGGGATACAGGGGGCTGGGGATACAGGGGGCTGGGGATACAGGGAGCTGGGGATACAGGGAGCTGGGGATACAGGGGGCTGGGGATACAGGGAGCTGGGGATACAGGGGGCTGGGGATACAGGGGGCTGTGGATACAGGGGGCTGTGGATACAGGGGGCTGGGGATACAGGGGGCTGGGGATACAGGGTGCTGTGGATACAGGGGGCTGTGGATACAGGGGGCTGGGGATACAGGGAGCTGGGGATACAGGGAGCTGGGGATACAGGGGGCTGGGGATACAGGGGGCTGGGGATACAGGGGGCTGTGGATACAGGGTGCTGGGGATACAGGGGGCTGGGGATACAGGGGGCTGGGGATACAGGGGCGGGGGATTCAGGGGGCTGGGGATACAGGGGGCTGGGGATACAGGGGGCTGCGGATACTGGGGGCTGGGGATACAGGGAGCTGGGGATACAGGGAGCTGGGGATACAGGGAGCTGGGGATACAGGGGGCTGGGGATACAGGGGGCTGCGGATACTGAGGGCTGGGGATACAGGGTGCTGGGGATACATTGGGCTGTGGATACAGGGTGCTGGGGATACAGGGGGCTGGGGATACAGGGTGCTGGGGATACAGGGGGCTGGGGATACAGGGGGCTGGGGAAACAGGGGGCTGGGGATACAGGGGGCGGGGGATACAGGGGGCTGCGGATACAGGGGGCTGCGGATACAGGGGGCgggggatacagggggctggGGATACAGGGTGCTGTGGATTCAGGGTGCTGGGGATACAGGGGGCTGGGGATACAGGGTGCTGGGGATACAGGGTGCTGAGGATACAGGGGGCTGTGGATACTGGGGGCTGGGGATACAGGGGGCTGGGGATACAGGGGGCTGGGGATACAGGGGGCTGGGGATACAGGGGGCTGGGGATACAGGGTGCTGGGGATACAGGgtgctgtatatacagggggCTGGGGATACAGGGAGCTGGGGATACAGGGGGCTGCGGATACAGGGGCCTGGGGATTCAGGGGGCTGGGGATACAGGGGGCTGGGGATTCAGGGGGCTGGGGATTCAGGGGGCTGCGGATACAGGGGGCTGGGGATACAGGGGGCTGGGGatacagggtgcgggggattcAGGGGGCTGGGGATACAGGTGGTTGGGGATACAGGGGGCTGGGGATACAGGTGGTTGGGGATACTGGGTGCTGTGGATACAGGGGGCTGGGGATACAGGGGGCTGGGGATACAGGGGGCTGGGGATACAGGGGGCTGGGGATACAGGGGGCTGGGGATACAGGGGGCTGGGGATACAGGGGGCTGGGGATACAGGGGGCTGGGGATACAGGGTGCTGTGGATACAGGGGGCGGGGGATACAGGGAGCTGGGGATACAGGGGGCTGCGGATACAGGGGGCTGGGGATTCAGGGGGCTGGGGATACAGGGGGCTGGAGATTCAGGGGGCTGGGGATACAGGGGGCTGCGGATACAGGGGGCTGCGGATACAGGGGGCTGGGGATACAGGGGGCTGGGGATACAGGGGGCTGGGGATAAAGGGGGCTGGGGATACAGGGGGCTGGGGATACAGGGGGCTGGGGATACAGGGTGCTGGGGATACAGGGTGCTGGGGATACTGGGGGCTGTTGATACAGGGGGCTGGGGATACAGGGGGCTGCGGATACAGGGGGCTGGGGATACAGGGTGCTGGGGATACTGGGGGCTGGGGATACTGGGGGCTGGGGATACAGGGGGCTGGGGATACAGGGGGCTGGGGATACAGGGGGCGGGGGATACAGGGGGCGGGGGATACAGGGTGCTGGGGATACAGGGTGCAGGGGATACAGGGTGCTGAGGATACAGGGGGCTGAGGATACAGGGGGCTGCGGATACAGGGTGCTGGGTATACTGGGGGCTGGGGATACAGGGGGCTGCGGATACAGGGGGCTGCGGATACTGGGGGCTGTTGATACAGGGGGCTGGGGATACAGGGTGCAGGGGATACAGGGTGCGGGGGATACAGTGAGCTGGGGATACAGGGAGCTGGGGATATAGGGAGATGGGGATACAGGGGGCTGTGGATACAGGGTGCTGTGGATACTGGGTGCTGTGGATACAGGGTGTTGTGGATACAGGGTGCTGGGGATACAGGGGGGCTGGGGATACAGGGGGGCTGGGGATACAGGGGGGCTGGGGATACAGGGTGCTGGGGATACAGGGTGCTGGGGATACAGGGGGCTGCGGATACAGGGGGCTGGGGATTCAGGGGGCTGGGGATACAGGGGGCTGGGGATTCAGGGGGCTGGGGATACAGGGGGCTGCGGATACAGGGGGCTGGGGATTCAGGGGGCTGGGGATACAGGTGGTTGGGGATACAGGGAGCTGGGGATACAGGTGGTTGGGGATACTGGGTGCTGTGGATACTGGGGGCTGTTGATACAGGGGGCTGGGGATACAGGGGGCTGTTGATACAGGGGGCTGGGGATACAGGGGGCTGCGGATACAGGGGGCTGGGGATACAGGGTGCTGGGGATACTGGGGGCTGTTGATACAGGGGGCTGGGGATACAGGGGGCTGCGGATACAGGGGGCTGGGGATACTGGGGGCTGGGGATACTGGGGGCTGGGGATACTGGGGGCTGGGGATACAGGGGGCTGGGGATACAGGGGGCTGGGGATACAGGGGGCGGGGGATACAGGGGGCGGGGGATACAGGGTGCTGGGGATACAGGGTGCAGGGGATACAGGGTGCTGAGGATACAGGGGGCTGAGGATACAGGGGGCTGAGGATACAGGGGGCTGCGGATACAGGGTGCTGGGGATACTGGGGGCTGGGGATACAGGGGGCTGGGGATACAGGGGGCTGGGGATACAGGGGGCTGGGGATACAGGGTGCTGGGGATACTGGGGGCTGGGGATACAGGGGGCTGGGGATACAGGGGGCTGGGGATACAGGGGGCTGCGGATACAGGGGGCTGGGGATACAGGGGGCTGGGGATACAGGGGGCTGGGGATACAGGGAGCTGGGGATATAGGGAGCTGGGGATACAGGGGGCTGTGGATACAGGGTGCTGTGGATACTGGGTGCTGTGGATACAGGGTGTTGTGGATACAGGGtgctggggatacagggggtcTGGGGAAACAGGGGGGCTGGGGATACAGGGGGGCTGGGGATACAGGGTGCTGGGGATACAGGGTGCTGGGGATACAGGGTGCTGTGGATACTGGGGGCTGGGGATACAGGGGGCTGGGGATACAGGGGGCTGGGGATACAGGGGGCTGCGGATACAGGGGGCTGCGGATACAGGGGGCTGGGGATACAGGGGGCTGTGGATACAGGGTGCTGTGGATACTGGGTGCTGTGGATACAGGGTGTTGTGGATACAGGGTGCTGGGGATACAGGGGGGCTGGGGATACAGGGTGCTGGGGATACAGGGTGCTGGGGATACAGGGTGCTGTGGATACAGGGGGCTGTGGATACAGGGTGCTGTGGATACTGGGTGCTGTGGATACAGGGGGCTGGGGATAAAGGGGGCTGGGGATACAGGGGGCTGGGGATACAGGGTGCTGTGGATACTGGGGGCTGGGGATACAGGGGGCTGGGGATACAGTAGCTGGGGATACAGGGGGCTATGGATACAGGGGGCTGGGGATACAGGGGGCTGGGGATACAGGGGGCTATGGATACAGGGGGCTGGGGATACAGGGGGCTATGGATACAGGGGGCTGGGGATACAGTAGCTGGGGATACAGGGGGCTGGGGATACAGGGGGCTGCGGATACAGGGGGCTGTGGATACAGGGGGCTGGGGATACAGGGGGCTGTGGATACAGGGGGCTGGGGATACAGGGGGCTGTGGATACAGGGGGCTGTGAATGTGTAGGTGCTTGGTATTTGGGATATTTTGTGGGGTCTGGCTGTAGGGAGCATTAGGACGAGGTGGGAGTCAGCTTTAAGGGGATGGTACATATGGGTTTTGGGATTAATTAGGTTTGAACACGCTCTAGTTTGTGGGTGTCCTGATTAGGGTGCTGTAAGTTTGGGGTGTCATGGTTTAGGTCCCCCTCAGATAGGTTGGAGCCGACGGAATGCTTTAGATGTTGGGGTGTTACCGATTCAGGATGCAGTAGTTTGTGTGTGCCCTAGTTTTGAGGTGGAGTATTTTCGGGGTCCCCTATGTTAATTTGGAAGGTGAGCATTGGGAGTGATCCTGAGCTTTGGGGTTCCCTTCAGATGGGGCCAAGGGTAAGCAATGTGTGGTTCTGGCAGTGGGGGTTGTTGTTTTGGGGTGCCCCTTGGAGTAGAATATGAGCAGTGGGCTTGTTCTGGTTTTGGGGTGCTGAAGTTGTGGGGTGCCTCTCAGAGAAGAAGGTAAACAGTAAGGGGGATCCAGAGTTATGGGGTGCCACTCAGATGGGGCGGAAGGTGAGCAGTGGGAATGTTCTTGTTTTGGGGTTCTGTAATTTTGGGGTGTCCCTCAGATGGGGCGGAAGGTGAGCAGTGGGAATGTTCTTGTTTTGGGGGAATTTTGGGGTGTCCCTCAGATGGGGTGGAAGGTGAGCAGTGGGAATGTTCTTGTTTTGGGGTTCTGTAATTTTGGGGTGTCCCTCAGATGGGGCGGAAGGTGAGCAGTGGGAATGTTCTTGTTTTGGGGTTCTGTAATTTTGGGGTGTCCCTCAGATGGGGCGGAAGGTGAGCAGTGGGAATGTTCTTGTTTTGGGGTTCTGTAATTTTGGGGTGTCCCTCAGATGGGGCGGAAGGTGAGCAGTGGGAATGTTCTTGTTTTGGGGTTCTGTAATTTTGGGGTGTCCCTCAGATGGGGCGGAAGGTGAGCAGTGGGGGTTTCTCCGGCATCAGGATGAACCCAAACACGGTCTTAATGTCGTCCTTACACACGGTGTCAATGTGGAAATTCTTCAGCATCTGCAGGAGACAGAAAAGCTGAGAAACATCTCCCTGCAGCGTCCGCACTCCCTGCAGCCCCCGCACTCCCTGCAGCCCCCGCACGCACTCCCTGCAGCGTCCGCACTCCCTGCAGCGTCCGCACTCCCTGCAGCCCCCGCACGCACTCCCTGCAGCGTCTGCACTCCCTGCAGCCCCCGCACCCACTCCCTGCAGCCCAAGCACTCCTCGTAGCATGCCCACCCgcactccctgcagcctctgcacgCACTCCCTGCAGCCCCCGCACTCCCTGCAGCCCCCTGCACTCCCTGCAGCCCCACCCCCCGCACTCACTGCAGCGCCCGCACTCCCTGcagcccccccacactctccccacacTCACTGCAGCCCCCCGGACTCCCTGCAGCACCCCCGGACTCCCTGCAGCACCCCCGCACTCCCTGCAGCACCCCCGCACTCCCTGAAGTGCCCCCGCGCTCCCTGCAGCGCCCCCGCACTCCCTGCAGCCCCCCCGCACTCCCTGCAGTCCCCCCGCACTCCCTGGAGCCTCCCCCCGCACTCACTGCAGCGCCCGCACTCCCTGcagcccccccacactctccccacacTCCCTGCAGCCCCCCCGGACTCCCTGCAGCGCCCCCGGACTCCCTGCAGCGCCCCCACACTCCCTGCAGCGCCCCCGCACTCCCTGCAGAGCGCCCGCTCTGCATGCACTCTTCTCCTGCGCGTCTCTGCTGCTCCTGCAGCTGCTCCTGCAGCTGCTCCTTCACACACTCACATGGACGAGGAACAGCATGATCTCAGTCTCGGCGA
This is a stretch of genomic DNA from Ascaphus truei isolate aAscTru1 unplaced genomic scaffold, aAscTru1.hap1 HAP1_SCAFFOLD_1372, whole genome shotgun sequence. It encodes these proteins:
- the LOC142475769 gene encoding cytochrome P450 11B, mitochondrial-like; this encodes MGRSPLLFPDPLRYDPARWARREDNNFKALAFGFGSRQCIGRRIAETEIMLFLVHMLKNFHIDTVCKDDIKTVFGFILMPEKPPLLTFRPI